A stretch of the Streptomyces sp. NBC_01571 genome encodes the following:
- a CDS encoding 4'-phosphopantetheinyl transferase superfamily protein yields MTAPLTSPPPSPSLSAVAPSSSFPAPAPAPALVPASVPVGVAGADAGTDEPVKLWLCPNDGLPPAVAGLLAAHWLDAQEQKTASRFLFERDRRQYLLAHTLVRRALALEAGLAEAELVIWRSARGRPFLRPAPGELPRGGAQLDFNLSHAGGYSLLGIVRRHRIGVDVERLEDRDERAITTIVRTFAAPEREWVEQAAQGPDRDRRALRVWTLKEAYSKARGLGLGLPFDAFVFTLDDERGVRAFTPPADDTARPWRFVELEPVPGVLVAVAVPADAAQDPVLHLGYGFPWSRSELRSFPLPRPVGGRLAAVPA; encoded by the coding sequence GTGACCGCACCCCTGACATCCCCGCCCCCGTCACCGTCGCTGTCCGCGGTCGCACCCTCGTCCTCGTTCCCGGCCCCGGCCCCGGCTCCGGCCCTGGTCCCGGCGTCCGTTCCGGTTGGCGTCGCGGGTGCGGACGCGGGCACGGACGAGCCGGTCAAGCTGTGGCTGTGTCCCAACGACGGCCTGCCGCCCGCGGTCGCCGGCCTGCTCGCCGCGCACTGGCTCGACGCGCAGGAGCAGAAGACCGCGAGCCGTTTCCTGTTCGAACGCGACCGGCGCCAGTACCTGCTCGCGCACACCCTGGTGCGGCGCGCGCTGGCGCTGGAGGCGGGCCTGGCCGAGGCCGAGCTGGTCATCTGGCGTTCCGCGCGGGGCCGTCCCTTCCTGCGGCCCGCTCCGGGTGAACTGCCGCGCGGCGGAGCGCAGTTGGACTTCAACCTCTCCCACGCGGGCGGCTACAGCCTGCTGGGTATCGTGCGCCGCCACCGCATCGGTGTGGACGTGGAGCGGCTGGAGGACCGGGACGAGCGGGCCATCACCACCATCGTGCGCACCTTCGCCGCCCCGGAGCGGGAGTGGGTCGAGCAGGCGGCACAGGGCCCGGACCGCGACCGGCGGGCACTGCGGGTGTGGACGCTCAAGGAGGCCTACTCCAAGGCCCGCGGGCTCGGCCTGGGACTGCCCTTCGACGCGTTCGTCTTCACCCTGGACGACGAACGCGGCGTACGCGCCTTCACGCCGCCCGCCGACGACACGGCCCGCCCGTGGCGGTTCGTCGAACTGGAGCCGGTGCCCGGCGTGCTGGTCGCCGTCGCCGTGCCCGCCGACGCGGCCCAGGACCCGGTGCTCCACCTCGGCTACGGCTTCCCCTGGAGCCGCTCGGAGCTCCGCAGTTTCCCGCTGCCCCGGCCGGTGGGGGGCCGCCTGGCCGCGGTCCCGGCGTGA